Within the Planctomycetia bacterium genome, the region GGGCATGAAGGTCACGTCGACTGGCCGCGTTAACTCCGCTCCGAGTCCTTGTAGTTCTTGATACGCGGCTTCGGCAAGGTCCCGCATCGTATTGGTGCGGCCGACAGCGCTATAGGGTACTTTCCCGAACTTGGCCTGCTGAAGACGGCCGATTTGGAGCGAATCCAGGTAACTTGCCGGAATATGTCCTTGGCTGAGAACAGTCGTCGGATCGGCCGGATCATAGCCGGCGATGACATCGAGAGTGATCGCCACGTCGGTCACCGTGCGCGCCATCGGCCCGGCCATTTCACGGGTTACATCGTAAGCCATCGGTCCATCACGGCTGATCAATCCCAACGTTGGCTTTAAACCGACCAGTGAGCTTGCTGAAGAGGGCATCCGGACCGACCCGATCGCATCGGCACCAATGCCCAATGCGGCAAAGTTGGCGGCCACCGCCACGCCGGTACCGCCGCTGGAACCGAGCGGTACACGATTTGGATCGTAAGCGTCGCGTGTTTGGCCGCCCAATGAACTGCGACCGTTAAGTGCAACCCCAAATTCGTCGAGGTTGTTCTTGCCAAGAATGATGGCTCCCGCCTCGCGCAGGCGGCGAACGAGAAAGGCATCGTCCGGGGGAATCGAACCCTCCAGTGCCAAGCAACCGAAGGTTGTTGGCATGTCGAACGTGTCGACATTGTCCTTGAGCACGATCGGCACGCCATGCAAAGGGCTCCGTGGCCCAGAAGCCCGGCGCTCGGCGTCCAAGGCGCGCGCCGTTTCCAACGCCGCAGGATTCAGCGCGATCATCGAGTTCAACGCCGGGCCACCGTCGTCGAAGGCCGCGATGCGATTGAGGTAGAGTTGCACCAGTTTTTCGGACGTCAGGACGCCTGAATCGAAGGCGTGATTGATGTCGACGACGGTAGACTCCGAGAGCGTGAATGTTTCACAACGCGCCGGGGACTGCCATGATAATGCCCCCAATGCAACGACGCCAGACCAGGTTTTCGTACTGAGACGACGGGCCACACGCGGCCCGATGAGCAGGGTTGCCATAACGATCATCAGCCATGCGGCGTGCGGCTCCGGCACGGCAGTCAGCGTGACCTCGCCCGTTGAGTAGAGTTGGCTGGAATCTACAAACATGCCGGGGGGAGCAACGACCGCATCAAACCGATTTGAGCCGTCGAGTGGATTCGGCCAATCGAAAAGATCAAAAGTGCCGTAAAGTTGCTCTCGGTGTCCCCACTTATTGCCGACGATATTAAGCGTCCCACCAAGCGTCACTGAAGTCAAATCATGCACTTGGATTGGCTTGTGAAATCCGAAGGCCTTTCCCTGTTGAATCAGCACCTCCAGCTGAGCGCCCTCGGCGACGACGAATGACTGCGACACTTCCACTCCGACCGATTCGCATTCCATCGCACACAAGTCCGACGTGAGCAACGTCAATGTCTCGCCTGCTAACAAATTCAATCCGTGAATCTCGCTGTCGGCTTGAATCGCGTTACGCAAGTTCACCGATGGATTAAGGGTTCCCAAAGACTTTCGTAGATCAGCACCGGTAAGATCGGCATTGACCATCGCCATATTAGTAAAATTAGCGCCCCGCAGAACAGAGTTGGAAAGGTTCTGATGGCTCAGATCCCAGCCGGTGAGGTCGACTCCGATGAAGAAAACGCCGCGCAAGTCCCGCTCCAGGTAACTTTGCGTCGAATAGAGTTGTTCGCGTTGAACGCCATATAAAATGGCGCCGCGGATAATAGTGCCGGAAAAATCGGCATCTTGAAGTGAACAGCAGATCGACGCGTCGGCCAGATTCGATCCGGAAAAGTTTGCGTTCGTAAGATCCCCGTTGAGTTCAGCGAAGGTCAACTCAAGGTGATCGAGTTGCACGCCAGGACCTAATGTGATCCCTTCCGTGCCCGGGATCACCTCGCCGTTGTCCCAGCGGTAGATTTCGGCGCGGGCGGCGGAAGGGACGAGAAGTAGGACGACGCACAGCAGCAGCCGTTGAGCGAACATGAGAATCTGCCCTGGATGAGGACCCGGACTATTGCGTCACATTCTCCCCAGCCACTGAACGCGCCGCAAGTCTGTTCCAGAGATGGTCGCACGCCTACCAGCGTGGCTCCGCCAACGGACAATGCTCGGTGGCCCAATTGAGCTTGTTGAGCCATCTCCGCGATGGATGAATCGCACATCCGCAAAGTTTGCAGCTAGACCCGCTGAAATGTTCGCAGGCTTTGCAGATGGCGTGTAGACGGGCCATCTCTGCCGCGGTCCGGACCGGCAGTCCCGCGGCAATCCACCGCTCGCGGGCCTCGTGGTAGTTACGAACCCGATCTACGAATGACGGGGTTCGGGACGAAACAATCCTGGTCGACTGACATTGCCGTCGCACCTTCTCTGGTGCAAACCGCGTCGGGGCGGACGTAAATCCGCACGGGGCACAGCGATGTACATGCGGATCATCAGTCGCCTGAAACAAGCACCACACGTCGCAAGAGTGCATGTCGCACGTCAGTATGTGAATGCGCCCGAGCCTGCATTATCAGGGACCATGCTCTGGGATCCAGAACGCGAGGAGCCGCTCCACTTCCTCAACGTTTTTTGCACCAACAATTGTCAAGTATCGGGGACCGCAGGGACAACTGGCTGCTAAGTACGAATCAATTTGAACGAGGCGCGTGGGCATTCCCCGGCAAAGCACCTCGGTCGAAGGACGGACGCCGAACCACTCATCTTGCTCACCGTTGTGTTCGAAGACGGCAATGCCGCCACCGTCATTCGAGGCAAGATTCGCCTGGAAACAGGTGCAGCATGGCATCTTCATGACGTACGCGCTGTTCAGGGAATAATCGGGTGGAAGCCCGCGGTAAATGGCTGGCCGGTAATTCAGTAGGCGTTCGGCTTTGGTGGCAGTGACAGGCTGTCCCTCATACATCGTCGACAGCACGGCTTCGGCCTGACTTGGCGACTTCGCAAATTCCACCAGGAAGTGATCAAACGCCTCCGCCATGTTATGAGAGTGATGCGATTGGAAGGCTAGGACGAGGCCAACTGTGCCGCAGACCAAAAGCAATCCTGCAGCGACTGCCCACTTCGAGTTCAGTCGAGGGATTCCGAATCGCGTCAACGCTTCACTGGACGGCGCTGTGTTTGCGAGCTCGGAGCTAAGCGCCTCCCAAGCGTTAGAAGCAACTGGCGTGCTAAGTGATGTCGCCAAGCGGGACAATTCTCGAAAGACCCGCAGTTGCTCGGAGCAGTCCGGACAGGACTCCACATGCGACGCCACTTGTGCGGCCACGTTCTCGGACAACTCGCCATCGAGAAGCGCCGACAACTGCTCTTGAACTTCGCGACAATTCATCTCAGGGCTCCCAAC harbors:
- a CDS encoding amidase family protein, which translates into the protein MFAQRLLLCVVLLLVPSAARAEIYRWDNGEVIPGTEGITLGPGVQLDHLELTFAELNGDLTNANFSGSNLADASICCSLQDADFSGTIIRGAILYGVQREQLYSTQSYLERDLRGVFFIGVDLTGWDLSHQNLSNSVLRGANFTNMAMVNADLTGADLRKSLGTLNPSVNLRNAIQADSEIHGLNLLAGETLTLLTSDLCAMECESVGVEVSQSFVVAEGAQLEVLIQQGKAFGFHKPIQVHDLTSVTLGGTLNIVGNKWGHREQLYGTFDLFDWPNPLDGSNRFDAVVAPPGMFVDSSQLYSTGEVTLTAVPEPHAAWLMIVMATLLIGPRVARRLSTKTWSGVVALGALSWQSPARCETFTLSESTVVDINHAFDSGVLTSEKLVQLYLNRIAAFDDGGPALNSMIALNPAALETARALDAERRASGPRSPLHGVPIVLKDNVDTFDMPTTFGCLALEGSIPPDDAFLVRRLREAGAIILGKNNLDEFGVALNGRSSLGGQTRDAYDPNRVPLGSSGGTGVAVAANFAALGIGADAIGSVRMPSSASSLVGLKPTLGLISRDGPMAYDVTREMAGPMARTVTDVAITLDVIAGYDPADPTTVLSQGHIPASYLDSLQIGRLQQAKFGKVPYSAVGRTNTMRDLAEAAYQELQGLGAELTRPVDVTFMPDWYSTLFDSVEYDWNRYLESLGPGAPVNSLDELIASGEYMPSLDGYFATVIRGDTPYLDDPAFIQLLSQRDSLRQQLIGIMNSQGLDALVYPTFPQAPALTTVEERVWTQDHFDNMTLAAFLGLPAITVPAGFTPDGLPLGIEFLGRPFSEPELLSFAYDYEQATLHRLPPASTPPLPGETVPEPNSAYLALSLTILLVCHVRRSQNA
- a CDS encoding anti-sigma factor yields the protein MAEAFDHFLVEFAKSPSQAEAVLSTMYEGQPVTATKAERLLNYRPAIYRGLPPDYSLNSAYVMKMPCCTCFQANLASNDGGGIAVFEHNGEQDEWFGVRPSTEVLCRGMPTRLVQIDSYLAASCPCGPRYLTIVGAKNVEEVERLLAFWIPEHGP